The Aeromonas encheleia genomic sequence AGCTGCTGACGTTAAAGCCAGGATTCATCAACGCCGAAAAACGTTCACTGATATGGCCGTTTTCAATCCGGACGGCGCCAATTTCGATCGCTCTATCACCTTGTCCCGGTGAGAGCCCGGTAGTCTCGAAATCGAGCACGACGACGGTATTGGCTAAGGCGCTGGACATAATCTCTCGGGCAATCTGGATAAAGAACGTCAGTCTAGGAAATCTGCTACTTCATGTACAGCGCAATATCGCGATACAACTGGAGCCTTGTGTTTGTGATGAGCAGCAGAGACAGGCAACATATAAAAAGCCCCGAGTGCAATTCACACTCGGGGCTTTTTTATCGAAAACGAAAAGCAGAGTTAGCAGGCGCTATTAGCGACCCAGCTTGCCCTTGAGCAGGGCGACGATGTCGGCGATCGCCACTTCCTGCTTCTCGCCGGAGCGGCGGCACTTGTACTCCACCACGCCGTTGTCCAGGCCGCGATCGCCGATGACGATGGCGTGCGGGATACCGATCAGCTCCATGTCGGCGAACATCACGCCCGGACGCTCCTTGCGGTCATCGAACAGCACGTCCACGCCGGCGGCCTTCAGCTCGGCGTAGAACTGCTGCGCCTGCTCGGCGACGCGCTCGGACTTGTGCATGTTCATCGGCACTATGGCCACTTCGAACGGGGCTATGGCCTCCGGCCAGATGATGCCGTACTGGTCGTTGTTCTGCTCGATGGCGGCGGCCACCAGGCGGGAGACCCCGATGCCGTAGCAACCCATCTCCATGGTGACGGACTTGCCGCCCTCGTTCAGCACGCTGGCCTTCATGGCCTCGGAGTACTTGGTACCCAGCTGGAAGATGTGGCCCACTTCGATGCCGCGCTTGAGCAGCAGCTTGCCCTGGCCGCAGGGGCTGGGGTCGCCTTCCACCACGTTGCGCAGATCGGCCACTTCATAAGTGGCGATGTCGCGATCCCAGTTGGCACCGGTCAGGTGGAAGCCGGTCTCGTTGGCGCCGCAGACAAAATCGGCAAGATGGGCGGCGCTGCGATCGGCGATGATGCGACCATTGAAGCCGACCGGGCCGATGGAGCCCGCATCACAGCCGGCGGCGGCCTTGATCTGCTCCTCGCTCGCGAAGGTCAGCGGGTTGGCGACACCTAGCAGCTTCTCGGCCTTGATCTCGTTCAGCTCGTGGTCGCCACGCAGCACCAGGGCGATGACCGCCTGCTGGCCGTGCTCGTCCGCCTCGGCCAGCACCAGCAGGGTCTTGGCGATGACAGCCGGCGCGACACTCAGGAAGGCGGCCACTTCATCTATGGTGTGGACGGCCGGAGTCGCCACCTTGGTCAGGGCGGCAGTGGCTGCGGCGCGCACGCCGGCCGGTGCCAGCGCCTCGGCCATCTCGATGTTGGCGGCGTAATCGGAGCTGTCGGAGAAGGCGATCAGATCTTCACCACTCTCGGCCAGCACCTGGAATTCGTGGGAGCCGGTACCGCCGATGGAGCCGGTATCGGCCTGCACCGGACGGAAATTCAGCCCCATGCGGGTGAAGGCGGTGCAGTAGGCCGCGTGCATCTTCTCGTAGGTCTCGATCAGCGAGGCCTTGTCGATATGGAAGGAGTAGGCGTCCTTCATCAGGAACTCGCGTCCACGCATCACGCCGAAACGGGGACGCACCTCATCGCGGAACTTGGTCTGGATCTGGTAGAGGTTGAGCGGCAGCTGCTTGTAGCTGTTCACTTCGTAACGGACCAGCGAGGTGATCACCTCTTCGTGGGTCGGGCCCAGCACGAAGGGACGGTTGTGGCGGTCGGTCAGACGGCACAGCTCGGGGCCGTAGTCGTCCCAGCGGCCGGACTCCTGCCACAGCTCGGCCGGTTGCACCACCGGCATGGAGACTTCGATGGCACCAGCATTGTTCATCTCTTCGCGAACAATGTTCTCGATCTTCTTCAGTACCCGCAGGCCGGACGGCAGCCAGGCATACATGCCGGAGGCCAGTTTGCGGATCATGCCGGCGCGCAGCATCAGCTGATGGCTGACGACTTCCGCATCGGAGGGGGTTTCCTTGAGAGTGGAAAGCAGATATTGGCTGGTACGCATCGCGGTAGACCTTAGCTAGTTCGGGCGCTGGACCCTGGAAAATTTCAAGGGCCGGATTTTAACATGGGTCCATATCCTAACGCGATTTTCTATCTTCAATAAGTGACTAAATGCGGCCGGGTCGTCGTCATCCTGGCCTTATATGGCGGCCAGAGGCAGACACTGTCATCAGTATGCTGGATACTTATCCAGTAATTATTTAAGCTAAGCGCTACTTTATGGCTGGCTGTGTTGGTTGAGGAGAGATGTCGTGATTGGTCGCGTGAGAGGCATTGTGATTGAGAAGAATCCCCCCGAGGTGTTGCTCGAGGTGGGTGGCGTGGGCTATGAGGTACAGATGCCCATGAGCTGCTTCTATGATCTGCCCGAGCTCGGGAAGGAAGCGACCATTCACACTCATTTCGTGGTGCGGGAAGATGCCCAGCTGCTCTATGGCTTCAACCACAAGCAGGAGCGGGCGCTGTTTCGCGAGCTGATCAAGACCAATGGGGTCGGCCCCAAGCTGGCGCTGGCGATCCTGTCCGGCATGACTGCCACCCAGTTCGTGCTGAGCGTCGAGCGCGAGGAGATAAGCTCCCTGGTGAAGCTACCCGGCGTGGGCAAGAAGACCGCCGAGCGACTGGTGGTGGAGATGAAGGACCGCCTCAAGGGCTGGGTCAGCCACGATCTGTTCTCCCCCGCCACCATCAGTCTGCCCGCCCAGGAGAGCCAGCTGCGCGCCCCCGATGCGAGCGAAGAGGCCGCCAGCGCCCTGGTGGCACTCGGCTACAAGCCGCAGCAGGCGAGCCAGATTGTCAGCAAGGTGGCCAAGGAGGGGATGTCGGTTGAGTCGATCATCCGTGAATCCCTGCGTAGCCTGGTGTGAGGATGAACATGAATCAAGCGGCTCGCCCTGTCTCGATCTTCGGTGTACGTGGGGTAATGCATGATTGAAGCGGATCGTCTTATCTCGGCCGGTGCCGCTCGCGAGGAGGAGGTCATCGATCGGGCCATCCGGCCCAAGAAACTGGCCGATTACACCGGTCAGGATCCCGTCTGCGCCCAGATGGAGATCTTCATCGAGGCCGCGCGCCAGCGCGGGGAGGCGCTCGATCATTTGCTGATCTTCGGCCCGCCCGGCCTTGGCAAGACCACGCTCGCCAATATCGTGGCCAACGAGATGGGGGTCAATATCAAGACCACCTCGGGTCCGGTGCTGGAGAAGGCGGGGGATCTGGCGGCGCTGCTCACCAACCTCGAGCCGAACGACGTGCTGTTCATCGACGAGATCCACCGTCTCAGCCCTGTGGTGGAGGAGGTGCTCTATCCGGCCATGGAGGATTACCAGCTCGACATCATGATAGGGGAAGGGCCTGCTGCCCGCTCCATCAAGCTGGATCTGCCCCCCTTCACCCTGATCGGCGCCACCACCCGGGCCGGCTCGCTGACCAGCCCGCTGCGGGACAGATTCGGTATCGTCCAGCGGCTGGAGTTCTACAACGTCAAGGATCTCACCGACATAGTCGCGCGCAGCGCCCGTTGCCTCGGGCTCGAGATGTCGGGGGATGGGGCGTTGGAAGTGGCGCGCCGCTCCCGGGGTACGCCGCGGATTGCTAACCGTTTGTTGCGGCGGGTACGGGATTTCGCCCAGGTGAAATCTGATGGCCGGATTGATGGACCCATAGCGGCCCGTGCCATGGACATGCTGGACGTGGATAATCAGGGTTTCGACTTCATGGACCGCAAGTTATTGTTGGCTGTCATCGACAAGTTTATGGGGGGCCCGGTCGGCCTCGATAACCTGGCGGCCGCGATCGGCGAAGAGAAAGACACCATAGAAGATGTGCTTGAGCCTTATCTCATCCAGCAGGGCTACCTGCAGCGCACACCCAGAGGGCGGCTGGCGACCCCGAGAGCCTATGCTCACTTCGGCCTGCAACGGCCCGATGAGGGATAAAAACAGCTGATTGAACAAAAAACCGCCTCCAGGGGCGGTTTTTTACTATTCTGACAAAAAAAAGCCCACCGCTGAGCAGGGTGGGCAAAGACAATTCAGGATGGATGTTCACAGACAGTGAGAGTGTCCAGAGACAGACCGGAAAAACACAAAGGAGCCGTCGCGAGGCTTCAGAGTCGGTTCATTTGATAGAGCTGAACGAACGAAAGCTTGTAGTAACGAATGGTCTTGGCAACAAACTTTTTCATCTTAAATTCCAACAAACAGGTTCGAGATGTTCATCGAATACATACCGGGAACCCAGAATGACCGGCCTGTACTCAGGGGCGTACCCTCACTGCGAGGCGCATTGTAGGAGCTCTTTCCGGGCCGGGCAAACAAGAAAATTTACCTGTTTCGGATTAGATAAAGTAATTGATATGGTGGCCGGTCAAATAAGCATAAACATGTGTTTTTGTTGGTTTTAAATTGGAATTGCCGCGGGTGGTTCAGATTGGGAAATACAGAATGAAATCGCCCCGTCACACTATTCTTTTAACAGAATTGAAACTAATATCGATTTATCTAAAGTTGATTTAAATCAAACATTTAAAGGTAAGTGTTTTTTGTGAACAAGCTCTCAAAATTAACCTGCACCCGTTGGTAAGTTGCCTTGAAAAGGCATGTATTGATGATGGTTTTACATTGATTTCAATCAAATAAAGGTGATATAAAACGGCGGTCATTATAGGCGGGAATGGAATTACAGTTCTTGTTTATTAAATGTTAAACATTAGCTTTTTTTGTTCCTGTATATTGCCTTGTTGTTAATGTGGTGGCAGTCGAATCCGGTCACCGGTGTCAACCGGGGTGTGACCGACCATTCGGGGACTTCCAATGGAAGCTTTGTCCTTAAAACTTAAAATAGCCGTGCCAATAATCGGTGAGGAAACATCATGATTGCTGAGCATGTGGTAGACCTATCGCGGTTCCAATTTGCCGCGACGGCCCTTTATCACTTCCTGTTTGTACCCCTGACGCTGGGAATGGCCTTCATTCTGGCGATCATGGAGTCTGTCTATGTGATGACCAACAACTCTGTTTACCGGGACATGACCAAGTTCTGGGGCAAGTTGTTCGGGATCAACTTCGCCCTCGGGGTCACCACTGGGCTCACCATGGAGTTTCAGTTCGGTACCAACTGGGCTTACTACTCCCACTATGTCGGCGACATCTTCGGTGCCCCGCTGGCCATCGAAGGGCTGATGGCCTTCTTCCTGGAGTCCACCTTCGTCGGTATGTTCTTCTTCGGTTGGGATCGCCTCACCAAGCGCCAGCATCTGGCGGCCACCTGGTTGATGGCGCTGGGGACCAACCTCTCCGCCCTCTGGATCCTGGTCGCCAACGGCTGGATGCAGAACCCGGTCGGTGCCGAGTTCAACTTCGAGTCCATGCGGATGGAGATGGTGAGCTTTGCCGATCTGGTGTTCAACCCGGTTGCGCAGGTCAAGTTCGTCCACACGGTGGCGGCTGGCTATACCACGGGTGCCATGTTCGTGCTGGGTATCTCCTCCTATTACCTGCTGAAGAGTCGTGATGTGGCCTTCGCCCGTCGCTCCTTCGCCATCGCGGCCGCGTTCGGCATGGCCTCTATCCTGTCCGTGCTGATCCTGGGTGACGAGTCCGGTTACGAGACGGGTGAAGTGCAGAAGGTGAAACTGGCCGCCATCGAGGCGGAGTGGAACACCGAGCCGGCACCGGCTTCCTTTACCCTGTTCGGCATCCCGAATCAGGAAGAGATGCGCACCGATTACGCCATCAAGATCCCCTATGCCCTCGGCATCATCGCGACCCGTTCCCTGGACGGCCAGGTGACCGGTCTGAAGGATCTGAAGAGCGAGCATGAACTGCGCGTGCGCAACGGCATGGTGGCCTATGACCTGCTGACCAAGCTGCAATCCGGTGACAAGTCCGACGATACCCGCGCCCGTTTCGACGAGGTGAAGCAGGATCTGGGCTACGGTCTGCTGCTCAAGCGTTACACCAGCAACGTGACCGACGCGACCGACGAGCAGATCAAGTCCGCCGTGGATGACTCCATCCCGCAGGTGGCCCCGCTGTTCTTCGCCTTCCGCATCATGGTGGCGTGCGGCATGTTGATGCTGCTGCTGATCGGCCTGGCCTTCTATGACAGCACTCGCCACAAGATCGGTGAGCGCAAGTGGCTGCTCAAGGCGCTGCTGTGGGGTATCCCGCTGCCCTGGATCGCCATCGAGTGTGGCTGGTTCGTGGCGGAATATGGCCGTCAGCCCTGGACCATAGCCGAAGTGCTGCCGACCTCGGTCTCCGCATCCAACATTCCTGCGTCCGAGATCTGGTTCTCCCTGATCGGGATCTGCCTGTTCTACACGGTGCTGCTCATCATCGAGATGTACCTGATGTTCAAGTATGCGCGTCTGGGCCCCAGCAGTCTGAAAACGGGCAAGTACCACTTCGAACAGAGCAAGGCATAAGGAGAGGATCTCATGTTTGATTACGAATTATTGCGCTTGATCTGGTGGGTGCTGGTCGGTGTCCTGCTGATCGGGTTCGCCGTCACCGACGGTTTCGACATGGGGGTGGGCGCTCTGCTCCCCTTCGTCGGCAAGAAGGATGTTGAGCGTCGGGTGATGCTCAACACCATGGGCCCGCACTGGGAAGGTAACCAGGTCTGGCTGGTCACGGCGGGTGGGGCACTGTTCGCCGCCTGGCCCATGGTCTATGCGGCGGCCTTCTCAGGCTTCTACATCGCCATGATCCTGACCCTGATGGCGCTGTTCTTCCGTCCGGTCGGCTTCAAGTACCGCTCCCTGCAGGAAGGCGCCAAGTGGCGCAACAACTGGGACTGGGCACTGTTCATCGGTAGCGCCGTGCCGCCGATCATCTTCGGGGTGGCCTTCGGCAACCTGCTGCAGGGTGTGCCGTTCAGCTTCAACCAGTTCCTGATGCTGACCTACCACGGCAACTTCTTCGGTCTGCTCAACCCGTTCGGTCTGCTGACCGGCCTGGTCAGCCTGTTCATGATCGTGACCCAGGGCGCCGCCTGGCTGATGATGAAGACCGAGGGTGAAGTGCTGGCCCGTTCCCGCACCGCCGCCACTGTGTTCTCGCTGTTGACCTTGGTCACCTTCGCGCTGGCCGGTGTCTGGGTCAGTGGCATGGATGGCTATGTAGTGGTCAGCAACATGGCGACCGATGCCGTCACCAACCCCCTGCACAAGGAAGTGGTGGTGCAGGCCGGTGCCTGGATGCAGAACTACAACCTCTACCCCTGGATGATTGCCGCCCCCGTGCTGGGTCTGGTGATGAGCCTGCTGACCGCGCTTGCGGCCAAGCTGGGCAAGGGCTGGATGGCGTTCCTGTTCTCCTCCCTGGCCATCGCGGGCATCATCTTGACGGCGGGCTTCTCCATGTTCCCGTTCATCATGCCTTCCAGCCTGGAGCCATCCCAGAGCCTGACCATGTGGGATGCCACCGCCTCCTTCAACACCCTCAAGGTGATGACGGTCGTCGCGGCCATCTTTGTCCCGACCGTGCTGGCCTATACCATCTGGACCTACATCAAGATGTTTGGCCGGGTGAGTAACAAGCACATCGAAGACAACCAACAATCGCTCTACTAAGAAGGTGCCCTGATATGTGGTATTTCACCTGGATACTGGGTCTGTTGCTGGCTTGCGCGTTTGGGATCATCAATGCGCTCTGGCTGGAACACACCGAGAACCTGGATCGTCAGATCGATGAAAACAAGTG encodes the following:
- a CDS encoding proline--tRNA ligase encodes the protein MRTSQYLLSTLKETPSDAEVVSHQLMLRAGMIRKLASGMYAWLPSGLRVLKKIENIVREEMNNAGAIEVSMPVVQPAELWQESGRWDDYGPELCRLTDRHNRPFVLGPTHEEVITSLVRYEVNSYKQLPLNLYQIQTKFRDEVRPRFGVMRGREFLMKDAYSFHIDKASLIETYEKMHAAYCTAFTRMGLNFRPVQADTGSIGGTGSHEFQVLAESGEDLIAFSDSSDYAANIEMAEALAPAGVRAAATAALTKVATPAVHTIDEVAAFLSVAPAVIAKTLLVLAEADEHGQQAVIALVLRGDHELNEIKAEKLLGVANPLTFASEEQIKAAAGCDAGSIGPVGFNGRIIADRSAAHLADFVCGANETGFHLTGANWDRDIATYEVADLRNVVEGDPSPCGQGKLLLKRGIEVGHIFQLGTKYSEAMKASVLNEGGKSVTMEMGCYGIGVSRLVAAAIEQNNDQYGIIWPEAIAPFEVAIVPMNMHKSERVAEQAQQFYAELKAAGVDVLFDDRKERPGVMFADMELIGIPHAIVIGDRGLDNGVVEYKCRRSGEKQEVAIADIVALLKGKLGR
- the ruvA gene encoding Holliday junction branch migration protein RuvA, yielding MIGRVRGIVIEKNPPEVLLEVGGVGYEVQMPMSCFYDLPELGKEATIHTHFVVREDAQLLYGFNHKQERALFRELIKTNGVGPKLALAILSGMTATQFVLSVEREEISSLVKLPGVGKKTAERLVVEMKDRLKGWVSHDLFSPATISLPAQESQLRAPDASEEAASALVALGYKPQQASQIVSKVAKEGMSVESIIRESLRSLV
- the ruvB gene encoding Holliday junction branch migration DNA helicase RuvB; this translates as MIEADRLISAGAAREEEVIDRAIRPKKLADYTGQDPVCAQMEIFIEAARQRGEALDHLLIFGPPGLGKTTLANIVANEMGVNIKTTSGPVLEKAGDLAALLTNLEPNDVLFIDEIHRLSPVVEEVLYPAMEDYQLDIMIGEGPAARSIKLDLPPFTLIGATTRAGSLTSPLRDRFGIVQRLEFYNVKDLTDIVARSARCLGLEMSGDGALEVARRSRGTPRIANRLLRRVRDFAQVKSDGRIDGPIAARAMDMLDVDNQGFDFMDRKLLLAVIDKFMGGPVGLDNLAAAIGEEKDTIEDVLEPYLIQQGYLQRTPRGRLATPRAYAHFGLQRPDEG
- the cydA gene encoding cytochrome ubiquinol oxidase subunit I, yielding MIAEHVVDLSRFQFAATALYHFLFVPLTLGMAFILAIMESVYVMTNNSVYRDMTKFWGKLFGINFALGVTTGLTMEFQFGTNWAYYSHYVGDIFGAPLAIEGLMAFFLESTFVGMFFFGWDRLTKRQHLAATWLMALGTNLSALWILVANGWMQNPVGAEFNFESMRMEMVSFADLVFNPVAQVKFVHTVAAGYTTGAMFVLGISSYYLLKSRDVAFARRSFAIAAAFGMASILSVLILGDESGYETGEVQKVKLAAIEAEWNTEPAPASFTLFGIPNQEEMRTDYAIKIPYALGIIATRSLDGQVTGLKDLKSEHELRVRNGMVAYDLLTKLQSGDKSDDTRARFDEVKQDLGYGLLLKRYTSNVTDATDEQIKSAVDDSIPQVAPLFFAFRIMVACGMLMLLLIGLAFYDSTRHKIGERKWLLKALLWGIPLPWIAIECGWFVAEYGRQPWTIAEVLPTSVSASNIPASEIWFSLIGICLFYTVLLIIEMYLMFKYARLGPSSLKTGKYHFEQSKA
- the cydB gene encoding cytochrome d ubiquinol oxidase subunit II, coding for MFDYELLRLIWWVLVGVLLIGFAVTDGFDMGVGALLPFVGKKDVERRVMLNTMGPHWEGNQVWLVTAGGALFAAWPMVYAAAFSGFYIAMILTLMALFFRPVGFKYRSLQEGAKWRNNWDWALFIGSAVPPIIFGVAFGNLLQGVPFSFNQFLMLTYHGNFFGLLNPFGLLTGLVSLFMIVTQGAAWLMMKTEGEVLARSRTAATVFSLLTLVTFALAGVWVSGMDGYVVVSNMATDAVTNPLHKEVVVQAGAWMQNYNLYPWMIAAPVLGLVMSLLTALAAKLGKGWMAFLFSSLAIAGIILTAGFSMFPFIMPSSLEPSQSLTMWDATASFNTLKVMTVVAAIFVPTVLAYTIWTYIKMFGRVSNKHIEDNQQSLY
- the cydX gene encoding cytochrome bd-I oxidase subunit CydX — encoded protein: MWYFTWILGLLLACAFGIINALWLEHTENLDRQIDENK